From a single Flavobacterium sp. genomic region:
- a CDS encoding peroxiredoxin gives MAIQIGDKLPSFKATKQDGTAFESASIHEKPIVIYFYPKDFTPGCTTQACSFRDAYQDFQDLGAEVIGVSGDSVSSHQNFRQKHNLPFILLSDTDRKLRKLFGVPTALFGLVPGRVTYVFDAHGKAIYIFDSMSAKIHIAKALDAIQKAK, from the coding sequence ATGGCAATTCAAATTGGAGATAAATTACCAAGTTTTAAAGCAACTAAACAAGATGGAACTGCTTTTGAAAGTGCTTCCATTCATGAAAAACCCATTGTGATTTACTTTTACCCAAAAGATTTTACGCCAGGTTGTACTACTCAAGCGTGCAGTTTTAGAGATGCGTATCAAGATTTTCAAGATTTAGGCGCTGAAGTTATTGGTGTAAGTGGTGATTCGGTGAGTTCGCATCAAAATTTTCGTCAAAAACATAATTTGCCTTTTATTTTACTTTCGGATACAGATCGTAAATTGCGTAAGTTATTTGGTGTTCCAACAGCACTTTTTGGACTTGTGCCAGGTCGCGTTACTTATGTTTTTGATGCTCATGGAAAAGCAATTTATATTTTTGATAGCATGAGTGCTAAAATTCATATTGCAAAAGCTTTAGATGCTATTCAGAAAGCAAAATAA